A single genomic interval of Chlorogloeopsis sp. ULAP01 harbors:
- a CDS encoding AAA family ATPase produces MKEELNILIQAQYPLIYLVTSEEERAEQAIFTIAQSSKPQRRVYVWTVTHGIVEYGQPRNVTQHNTVSPEAAIEWIIRQREPGIFILKDLHPFIDAPATTRSLRDAIAGFKGTQKTILLMSPMQQVPIELEKEVVVLDFALPDMGELNKVLTNHIDHHRGRRLTTEAREKLLRAALGLTKDEAEKVYRKAQVTTGRLTEEEVDIVLSEKKQLIRRNGILEYIEEDATIDAVGGLEELKKWLKQRSNAFTERAREYGLPQPKGMLILGVPGCGKSLIAKTTSRLWGLPLLRLDMGRVYDGSMVGRSEANLRNALKTAESISPAILFIDELDKSFAGSTGSSDSDGGTSSRIFGSFLTWMQEKKSPVFVMATANRVERLPGEFLRKGRFDEIFFVDLPTPEERQDIFTIHLSKRRSDISRFDLEQLSKMSDGFSGAEIEQAIVAAMYEAFAQDREFTQLDIIAAIKATLPLSRTMQEQVTALRDWARQRARPAAASVAEYQRMEF; encoded by the coding sequence ATGAAAGAAGAGCTCAATATTCTCATTCAGGCTCAATACCCTTTAATCTACCTTGTGACCTCCGAGGAAGAGCGGGCTGAGCAAGCAATTTTTACAATCGCTCAATCATCCAAGCCACAGCGCCGAGTCTACGTTTGGACAGTAACTCATGGCATCGTGGAGTATGGTCAACCCCGTAACGTGACTCAACATAATACCGTATCTCCGGAAGCGGCGATTGAGTGGATCATTCGACAGAGAGAACCAGGCATATTTATTCTTAAAGATTTACATCCTTTTATTGATGCGCCTGCGACAACAAGATCTTTGCGAGATGCGATCGCCGGTTTTAAAGGCACGCAGAAAACAATTCTCTTAATGTCGCCAATGCAGCAAGTACCCATTGAGCTGGAGAAGGAAGTGGTTGTTCTCGATTTTGCACTTCCAGACATGGGTGAATTAAATAAAGTTTTAACTAATCATATAGATCATCATCGTGGGCGACGGTTGACTACAGAAGCACGGGAAAAGCTTCTTAGAGCAGCTTTAGGATTAACTAAAGACGAAGCCGAGAAAGTTTATCGCAAAGCACAAGTAACAACTGGGCGCTTAACTGAAGAAGAAGTAGATATAGTTCTATCTGAGAAAAAGCAGCTAATCAGACGTAATGGTATATTAGAGTACATAGAAGAAGATGCAACCATTGACGCTGTTGGCGGTTTAGAAGAATTGAAGAAGTGGCTCAAGCAACGCTCTAATGCTTTTACAGAGAGAGCGCGAGAGTATGGTTTACCTCAACCTAAGGGAATGTTAATTTTAGGTGTTCCAGGTTGTGGAAAATCCTTAATTGCGAAAACCACCTCTCGGCTATGGGGCTTGCCATTGCTGCGGTTAGATATGGGACGAGTCTACGACGGCTCTATGGTGGGGCGCTCGGAAGCTAATTTACGGAATGCCCTGAAAACAGCAGAATCGATTTCTCCAGCCATTTTATTTATTGATGAGTTAGATAAATCCTTTGCTGGTAGCACAGGTTCTTCAGATTCTGATGGTGGTACCTCAAGCAGAATTTTTGGCTCTTTCTTAACATGGATGCAAGAGAAAAAATCCCCAGTATTTGTGATGGCAACAGCGAACAGAGTCGAAAGGTTGCCAGGGGAATTTTTGAGAAAGGGTCGTTTTGATGAGATTTTCTTTGTGGATCTGCCAACGCCAGAAGAACGGCAGGACATCTTCACTATCCACTTAAGTAAGCGCCGTAGTGACATTTCTAGATTTGACCTTGAACAACTATCTAAAATGTCGGATGGCTTCTCTGGGGCTGAAATTGAACAAGCGATCGTGGCAGCGATGTACGAAGCTTTCGCTCAAGATCGAGAGTTCACCCAGTTAGATATTATTGCTGCAATTAAAGCGACACTGCCGCTGTCTCGAACGATGCAAGAACAGGTAACGGCTCTAAGAGATTGGGCTAGACAGCGTGCTCGACCTGCAGCAGCCTCCGTTGCTGAATATCAGCGAATGGAGTTCTAA